The sequence CCCGCCTGGTTGAACTCGCGCTGGATCCCTTCGAGGGTCTCCAGCACCGTCGCGAGCTGCTCGGGCTGGTTGACCTCCCAGCTGCGCTGCGGCTCGAGCCTGATGCGCGCGCCGTTGGCACCGCCGCGCTTGTCAGTGGTGCGGAAGGTCGCGGCCGAGGCCCAGGCAGTCGACACCAGCTGTGCGGTGGTCAGGCCGGAGTCCAGCACCGTGGCCTTGAGGGCAGCGACGTCGTCGTCGGAGACGAGCTCGTGGTCGACCGCCGGCACCGGGTCCTGCCACAGCTGCGGCTCCGGCACCCACGGGCCGAGGAAGCGGCTGACGGGGCCCATGTCGCGGTGGAGCAGCTTGTACCAGGCCTTGGCGAAGGCGAGGCGGAACTCCTCGGGGTTCTCCAGGAAGCGACGCGAGATCTTCTCGTACGCCGGGTCGAACCGCAGCGCCAGGTCGCTGGTGAGCATGGTGGGCTTGCGCTTGGGCGAGTCAGCCGTCGGCCCGGGGATGATCTCGTCGGCGTCCTTGGCCACCCACTGCTTGGCGCCTGCGGGGCTTTCACTCAGCTCCCACTCGAAGCCGAAGAGGATCTCGAAGTAGCGGTTGCTCCACTGGGTGGGCTTGTCGGTCCAGGTGACCTCCAGGCCGCTGGTGATCGTGTCGGCGCCCTTGCCGGACGCATACGAGCTGATCCAGCCCAGGCCCTGCTGCTCCAGGGGTGCACCCTCCGGCTCCGGGCCGACGAGGTCGGCGTCGCCGGCCCCGTGGGTCTTGCCGAAGGTGTGGCCGCCGGCGATGAGTGCGACGGTCTCCTCGTCGTCCATCGCCATCCGGGCGAAGGTCTCGCGAATGTCGCGGGCCGAGGCGAGCGGGTCGGGGTTGCCGTTGGGGCCCTCGGGGTTGACGTAGATCAGACCCATCTGGACCGCGCCGAGCGACTCGTGGAGCTCGCGCTCCTCGGCGTACCTCTCATCACCGAGCCAGGTGTCCTCGGGACCCCAGAAGATCTCCTCCGGCTCCCAGACGTCCTCGCGGCCGAAGGCGAAGCCGAAGGTCTCGAAGCCCATGTCCTCGAGCGCGACGTTGCCGGCCAGGACGAGCAGGTCTGCCCAGGAGATCTTCTGGCCGTGCTTCTGCTTCACCGGCCAGAGCAGCCGTCGGGCCTTGTCGAGGTTGGCGTTGTCGGGCCAGCTGTTGAGGGGTGCGAAACGCTGGCCGCCGTCCCCGGCGCCACCACGCCCGTCGTAGATGCGGTAGGTGCCGGCCGCGTGCCAGCTCAGCCGGATCATCAGACCGCCGTAGTGGCCGAAGTCGGCCGGCCACCAGTCCTGGGAGGTGTGCAGCACCTCGACGATGTCCTGCTTGAGGGCCTCGAGGTCGAGCTTCGCGAACTCCCGGTCGTAGCGGAAGTCCTCGCCGAGCGGGTTGCCCTTGGAGGAATGAGCGTGCAGCACCGACAGGTCGAGCGAGTCGGGCCACCAGTCCTTGAGCGTGTGGGGACGACCGCCGGTCTTGGGCGTGGGGGAGTCGATCGCGGGGTTCTCGCTCTCGCTGCCCTCCGCGGTCACCGAGTCGTGCGCCACGGGGCAGCCGGCGGCCGCCTTCTCGTCGACACCCTGCGGGCTGGTGGGGGTGTTGTCCTGGTTGTCGTTCATCTGTTTCCTTCCGGAAAGGCAGTCACTCGTGGGCACTTGCGGTGGCACTTGCGGTGGCACAGGTGGGGCACGTGCCCCAATACACGACCTCAGCCTCGTCGACCACGAAGCCGTGGTCGTCCGAGGCGGTCAGGCACGGGGCTTCGCCGACGGCGCAGTCGACGTCGCTGATCTCGCCGCACGTGCGGCAGACCAGGTGGTGGTGGTTGTCGGCGACGCGGGCCTCATAACGCGCGGTCGCGCCGGCGGGCTGGATGCGCCGGACCAGACCGGCATCGGTCAGCACTCGCAGGACGTCGTAGACGGCCTGGTGGGAGACGGCTCCGATGTCGGTGCGGACCAGGTCGATGACCGTCTCGGTGTCGGCGTGCGGGTGTTGGTGCAGCGCGGCCAGGACCGCCATCCGCGGCCGGGTGGCACGCAGGGAGGCAGTCCGCAGCTGGGAGGCGAACGCCGAGACCGTCACGCTGCCAACGTAGAGGACTGTCTGGAACAGTTCAAGACTGGGGGTCGGCCGGACCGCACCGGCGGGGGCGCTCGGGTCCTCCGCCGGTGCGGAGAGCGTGTTGCCACCCTCATGGCCGGGGTAAGGGTCGGGCCCGAGGCCACCCAAACTCGCCATCCGCACGCCAGTCCCTCCCATGAGGAGCAGCCAGGCTTACGCCATCGTAACCGTTGGTTAGGGTCTCGGAGGGCAACGGGAGAAAATTGTGGGAAGCGGACCAGATCGTGTCCGTCCCGTGTCTTTTCGTCAGACCCCTGGCCGTCCGGGAACGAACAAGCCCCCCGGCCGTGAGGCCGAGGGGCTGTGTCGATCTGGTGGGCGATACTGGGTTTGAACCAGTGACCTCTTCCGTGTCAGGGAAGCGCGCTACCGCTGCGCCAATCGCCCGAGGTCGTGCTGTTCAGTTGTGGAGCTTGGAGGTGGGTACGGGATTTGAACCCGTGTACACGGATTTGCAGTCCGTTGCCTCGCCTCTCGGCCAACCCACCACGGAGGCCTTCCCAGAAGCAGAAGGCACGGGGAGAGACCTCTCCGAGCGGACAACGAGACTCGAACTCGCGACCTCAACCTTGGCAAGGTTGCGCTCTACCAACTGAGCTATGTCCGCACGCAATTTCCACCGGGGAACCGGCGTCAAGTGCGAGCAGAACAGTAGCCGATGCCCCCACGCGCACCAAACCCGGGTCGGACGACGCGTGTCGACACGACACCACGCGAAGCGGGTCCTGCCTAGAGTGACGCCCATGCGCGCGTGGTTGAACGGAAAGCTCATCGACGACCCGACGGGTCCCACCCTGAGCGTGACCGATCACGGCTTCACCGTGGGCGACGGTGTCTTCGAGTCGATCAAGACCCTCCAGGGTCAACCCTTCGCCCTCACCCGGCATCTCGAGCGCCTGGCACGCTCGGCGAGTGGGCTGGGACTGGCGGCTCCCGACCACGACGAGGTCCGCCGGGGCGTCGCCGAGGTCCTGTCCGGAGTCTCCGACGAGCGCGGCCGGCTGCGCATCACCTTGTCCGCCGGTCCGGCGCCGATGGGTTCGGGGCGCGGCGACGGACCCCCCACGTTGGTCGTCGCCTACTCCGCCCTGTCGCCGACCCCGGCCTCGACCACCGTCTGCACCGTGCCGTGGCCGCGCAACGAGCGCGGAGCCACGGCCGGCCTGAAGACCACGTCGTACGCCGAGAACGTCATCGCCCTCGCACACGCGACGGAACGGGGTGCGAGCGAGGCGATCTTCGCCAACACGGTCGGCGACCTGTGCGAGGGCACCGGGTCCAACGTCTTCTACGTGGTCGACGGGGAGCTCCGCACGCCGACGCTGGCCAGCGGCTGCCTGGCCGGCGTCACCCGGGCGCTGGTGCTCGAGTGGTGTGGGGGAGTCGAGGTCGACGAGCCGATGTCGGTGATGGAGCACGCCAGCGAGGCATTCCTGGTCTCCACGACCCGGGACGTGCAGGCGATCAGCCGTTGGGACGACCGCGAGCTGCCGGCGCCCGGGCCGGTGACCGAGCAGTGCGCCCGCACCTGGGCGGAGCGCGAGGCCGAGCAGGTCGACCCCTGATACTGGACACGTGAGCCCCTTGGACCAAGCCATCGCCGACCGTCTCAAGCGCACTCCCGACGGGCTGGTCCCCGCCATCGCCCAGCAGCACGACACCGGCGAGGTGCTGATGCTGGGGTGGATGGACGACGAGGCGCTCGCGCGCACCCTCTCGACCGGCCGCGCGACGTACTGGAGCCGGTCTCGCCAGGAGTACTGGTCCAAGGGCGACACCAGCGGTCACGTCCAGCACGTTCGGGAGGTGCGCCTCGACTGCGACGGCGACACCCTGCTCGTCAAGGTCGACCAGGTGGGTGTCGCCTGCCACACCGGCGAGCGCACCTGCTTCGACGCCGACCTCCTCCAGGGCACCGATGGCTGAGCGCCGCACGTTCGGACCCGTGCTCCTGGTGGGGTTGGCGTCCGCCGCCCTCGCCGCCCTTGCCGGTACCAAGCGCTGGGCAGACCTCGGCTCCGCCACCTACGACTCCACGAGCGAGACCTATCGGCTCGAGTCGGGGCAGCTCCTGACCACCGGTGCCGCCCAGGTCCCCCTGGTGGGGGCCCTGGGCCTGGTGCTGCTCGCCTGCTGGGGCGTGCTCCTGGTGACCCGAGGGCGCGTACGCCGAGGCGTGGCCCTCCTGGCGCTCGTGACCGCCTGCGGGCTGCTGGCGACGACCGTCGTCGGGCTGGTCTCCGTGCCTGACGCGCTGCTCGATGCCGTGAGGGAAGCGGGTGTCTCCACCGATGTCACCTCTGCCAGCCGAACCCTCTGGCCCTGGGCCGCCCTGGTCGGCGCCGTCGCCAGCGTGGCCGCGGCTGCGGTCGCCGTACGCCACGTGTCCTCGTGGCCGGAGATGGGCAGCCGCTACGACGCTCCGGCGGCACAGGCCCGGGCGGCAGCCGAGCCGGAGGACAATCTCGACATCTGGCGGGCCCTGGACGAGGGGCATGACCCGACCCGCCCGAGCGCCCCCTAGACTGACCACGCCCATCAGCCACGATCAGGAGCTCTTCACCATGGCGGACAACCACGGCAACACCCCGGCAGCCTGGACAGCGGTGGGCGTCGCCATGATCGGGTTCCTGGTCGGCAGCATCGCGTTGATGCGTGACCCGGTGAACATGACCTGGTTCTGGGTCGGGATCGCGCTCGGCGTGATCGCCTTCCCGCTATTCCTGGTCTTGGCCAAGCTCGGCTTCCACTCCGAGAACCACTGAGCCCGTCATGAACGCGCGGGCCCGCCGGCTCGCGCCCCCGCTCGCCGCCGGAGCGCTCGTCGCCCTGGCGACCGTCGCCCTGCGGCTGCGTGACCCACACGTCGACAACAGCTGGGGCGTGTGCCCCACGCGCCTGGTCACGGGCCTCGACTGTCCCCTGTGTGGGGGACTGCGTGCGGTCAACGACCTCACGCACGCCGACGTGGGTGCCGCGTTGTCGAGCAACCTCCTCCTGGTGCTCGCGGTGCCGGTGATCATCGCCTTCTGGATCCGCCGCCTCGTCGTCTGCTGGCGCGGGGGAGAGGCGATGGTGCCGCTGAGGATCGCGCCCTGGGTATGGGTCGGCGGGCTCGCCGTGCTCTCGGTCTTCACCGTCCTGCGCAACCTGCCGGGTTCCTGGCTCGCGGCTTGAACCACCGTCCGGTCGGTGTGGGTCGCAGTGAGAGGGTGGGGCCATGTCCGTGCTCGTTGAGATCGTCGCCGGCGTCCGCGAGGATCTCGCCGCCCGCGAGGCCACCACCCCGCTGGCCGACGTCCGGGCCGCGCTGGCCGACGTCGACGCCCCCCGCGACCCGATGCCGGCGTTCCGCGGTCCCGGCTCGAGCGTGATCGCCGAGGTGAAGCGCAAGAGCCCCAGCAAGGGCGACCTCGCCGAGATCACCGACCCGGCCGGGTTGGCGTCGGCATACCAACGAGGCGGCGCAGCCGCGATCTCGGTGCTGACCGAGCAGCGTCGCTTCAACGGCAGCCTGGACGACCTCAGGGCCGTGCGGGCGGCTGTCGAGACCCCGATCCTGCGCAAGGACTTCATCGTCACCAGCTATCAGCTGGTCGAGGCGCGCGCAGCCGGCGCCGACATGGCGCTGCTCATCGTGGCCGCGCTCGATGACGACGACCTGCGCCGCCTCCACGACGAGGCGCGCGAGCTCGGCCTCACCGTGCTGGTCGAGGTGCACGACGAACCCGAGACCGAGCGTGCGGTCGCTCTCGGCGCCGAGCTCATCGGTGTCAACGCCCGGAACCTCAAGACGCTCGCGGTGGACAACGACACCTTCGGTCGGCTCGCACCGCTGGTCCCCGACGACCGGGTGCTGGTCGCCGAGTCCGGCATCAGCGGCCCCGACGACGTCGAGCGCTTCGTCCGCGAGGGCGCCCAGGTCGTCCTGGTCGGCGAGGCGCTCGTCAGGGACGGCGACGCCGAGGCCGCAGTTCGCGCGATGACAGGAGTGGAATGACGACGACGTACGACGCCGACGAGCGTGGCTACTTCGGCGACTCGTGGGGCGGGCGGTTCATGCCCGAGGCTCTCGTCGCCGCCCTGGACGAGCTGACCGTTGCCTGGCGTGAGGCGATGGCCGACCAGGAGTTCGTCGACTCCTTCGAGCTCATCTGCCGCGAATACGCCGGCACGCCGAGCCTGCTCTACCACGCCGAGCGGCTCTCGCAGAAGGTCGGTGCGCGGGTCCTGCTCAAGCGTGAGGACCTCAACCACACCGGCGCACACAAGATCCGCAACGTGCTCGGTCAGGCGCTTTTGACCCGCCGCATGGGCAAGACCCGGGTGATCGCCGAGACCGGTGCCGGTCAGCACGGCGTCGCCAGCGCAACGGCCGCCGCCTACTTCGGTCTGGACTGCACCGTCTACATGGGCGCCGTCGACACCCGCCGCCAGGCGCTCAACGTCGCCCGCATGCAGCTGCTGGGCGCCAAGGTCATCCCCGTGGAGTCGGGGAGCGCGACCCTCAAGGACGCGATCAACGAGGCGATGCGCGACTGGGTGGCCAGCGTCGACCACACCGCCTACCTGTTCGGTACGGCGGCCGGCCCACACCCGTTCCCCAGCCTGGTCCGCGACTTCACGCGTGGCATCGGGGACGAGGCCCGGGCCCAGTGCCTCGAGCAGTTCGGCATCCTGCCCGACGCCATCGGGGCCTGCGTCGGTGGCGGCTCGAACGCGATCGGGTTGTTCACCGCCTTCCTCGACGACGAGTCGGTGGCGATCCACGGCTTCGAGCCCGGCGGGGACGGTGTGGAGACCGGACGGCACGCGGCGACCATCCACGCCGGCGAGGCGGGCGTGCTGCACGGCGCCCGCACCTACGTCCTCCAGGACGAGGACGGCCAGACGATCGAGTCACACTCGATCTCGGCCGGTCTCGACTACCCCGGCGTGGGACCGCAGCACGCCCACCTCGCGGCGATCGGCCGGGCGACCTACACCCCCGTCACCGATGCGGAGGCCATGGAGGCGCTCGCGTTGCTGAGCCGCACCGAGGGGATCATCCCGGCCATCGAGTCGGCGCACGCGATCGCCGGAGGGCTGGAGGTCGCCCGCCGGCTCGGTGAGGAGAAGGGGCCCGAGGCCACGATCATCATCAACCTGTCGGGACGCGGCGACAAGGACATGGGAACGGCGATCGAATGGTTCGGCCTCGGTGATCCCGAGGACGAGCCCGAGACCGTGGTCGAGGGTCGCGCCGAGGAGGCCAACCGGTGAGCGCCAGCAGTGCATTCGCCAAGGCTCGGGCCGAGGGTCGCGCCGCACTGGTCGGCTACCTCCCGGCCGGGTTCCCCTCGGTCGACGGCTCCATCGAGGCAATGAAGGTGATGGTGGACGGCGGCTGCGACGTGATCGAGATCGGGCTGCCCTACAGCGACCCGGTGATGGACGGGCCGACGATCCAAGATGCCGCGCAACAGGCGCTGGAGGGCGGGGTCCGGACGGCCGACGTGCTGCGCGTCGTGGAGGCCGTGGCTGCGACCGGCACACCGACGCTGGTGATGACCTACTGGAACCCGGTGGAGCGCTATGGCGTCGACCGGTTCGCCGCTGACCTCGCCAGCGCCGGCGGGGCCGGCCTGATCACCCCCGACCTCACCCCGGACTCGGCGCCCGAGTGGATCGCCGCCGCCGACCGCCACGGGCTCGACAAGGTGTTCCTGGTGGCACCGAGCTCCACTCCTGAGCGGATCGCCATGACCACGGCGGCGTCGCGCGGCTTCGTCTATGCCACCGCGGTCATGGGTGTCACTGGTGCGCGCACCACCACCAGCGAGCTGGCAGGCCCGTTGGTGGAGCGCACCCGGGCGACCACGGACCTGCCGATCGGTGTCGGACTCGGCGTGAGCAACGGCGACCAGGCCGCGGAGATCGCGGCATATGCCGACGGCGTGATCGTCGGTTCCGCGTTCGTCCGCACCCTCCTCGAGCACCGCGGCGACCTGCCCGCCGGCCTCACGGCGCTGCGAGCCCTGACAGAGGACCTGGCCGGGGGAGTGCGGCGTGGATAGGCGCCGCGCCGCGGGTCTGCTGCTGGGTCTCGCGCTCCTGACCGGCTGTGCCGACGGTGGCACGGGGAGCCACCAGATGACCGGCACGCTCCTGGAACCTCCGTTCGAGGTGAACGGCGCTGCGCTGGTCGACGGCTCGCAGTCGCCGTACAGCCTGGTCGAGGACACGGACGACCCGCTGACCCTCGTCTTCTTCGGCTACACCCACTGCCCGGACATCTGCGGCACCGTGATGTCCACCATGGCCTCGGCCATGACGCGGCTCTCGGAGGAGGACCGCAGTGACGTCGGGGTCGTGTTCGTGACCACCGACCCGCAGCGCGACACCCCGGCGGTGTCGGCGGACTACGCGACCAACTTCGACCCCGGCTTCGTCGGGGTGAGCGGCGACCTCGACACGATCAGCGAGGTCGCCAGGCCCCTCGGGATCGCGGTCGAGCAGGGCGACAAGCTCCCCAGCGGGGGCTACGACGTCACCCACGGCACCCAGATCATCGCCGTGGACGCCGACGACCAGGGAATCGCCTACTGGAGCGAGGCCGTCTCGTCCGCCCAGCTGGCCGCTGACATCGAGCACCTCCTGAGCGAAGGGGCCTGATGCAGCCGCTCCTCACCGTCCTGAGCATTCCCAGCCCGAGCCAGGGCACCTGGGAGATCGGCCCCTTCCCGCTCCGGGCGTATGCGTTGTGCATCATCGCCGGGATCATCGCCGCGATCTGGATCGGCGAACGCCGCTGGGTCGCGCGTGGCGGACGCTCCGGCGAGGTGAGCGACCTGGCGCTGTGGGGTGTCCCGTTCGGCATCGTCGGCGCCCGGATCTATCACGTGCTCACGGACTGGCAGCTCTACTTCGGCGAGGGCCAGAACCCGGTGACCGCGCTCTACCTGTGGCGTGGCGGTCTCGGGGTCTGGGGCGGGATCGCGATGGGGGCGCTCGGCGTCGTCATCGGCGCCCGCCTGCGCGGGATCAAGCTGCTGCCGGTGCTCGACGCCATGGCACCCGGGGTGCTGGTCGCGCAGGCGCTCGGGCGGTGGGGCAACTGGTTCAACCAGGAGCTCTTCGGTCGACCGACCACCCTGCCGTGGGCCCTGGAGATCGACGAGGCCCACCGGCCAGCGGGCTATCTCGAGCACGAGACCTTCCACCCGACGTTCCTCTACGAGTCCTTGTGGTGCCTGGCCGCCTTCGCGGTGGTCGTGTGGGCCGACCGGCGATGGCGTCTGGGCCATGGCCGGGTGGCCGCCCTCTACGTCATGACCTACACCCTCGGGCGGCTGTGGATCGAGTCACTTCGCATCGACGAGGTCCAGCTCGCCGACGTGGGAGGGCTGCGGTTCAACGAGTGGACCTCGATCGTGCTCTTCGGCCTGGCCACCGCCTACTTCGTGTGGGCCGGGCGCGCCCGACCAGGACGCGAGGAGACGGTCTACAGCCGCGAACCCGCCCCGGTGTCGTCTACGGACTGAGAACGTCGAGGCATCGGTTGGGCCGGCCGGTGATAGATTTCCCCCTGCTCGGGCCAACGTCGTCCCCTGCCGATCGCCACCACCCGCGCTGCTCACCGTCTTGTCCACCCCCGCAGCGCATGACGACGGGAGAAAGCCCAGATGCACGCCTTCTCACCGCCTGCAAACCAAGCGTCCGCGCCGCTGCTTGCAGGCCCCCAGGCACAAGG comes from Nocardioides piscis and encodes:
- a CDS encoding aminotransferase class IV; the protein is MRAWLNGKLIDDPTGPTLSVTDHGFTVGDGVFESIKTLQGQPFALTRHLERLARSASGLGLAAPDHDEVRRGVAEVLSGVSDERGRLRITLSAGPAPMGSGRGDGPPTLVVAYSALSPTPASTTVCTVPWPRNERGATAGLKTTSYAENVIALAHATERGASEAIFANTVGDLCEGTGSNVFYVVDGELRTPTLASGCLAGVTRALVLEWCGGVEVDEPMSVMEHASEAFLVSTTRDVQAISRWDDRELPAPGPVTEQCARTWAEREAEQVDP
- a CDS encoding DUF2752 domain-containing protein — its product is MNARARRLAPPLAAGALVALATVALRLRDPHVDNSWGVCPTRLVTGLDCPLCGGLRAVNDLTHADVGAALSSNLLLVLAVPVIIAFWIRRLVVCWRGGEAMVPLRIAPWVWVGGLAVLSVFTVLRNLPGSWLAA
- a CDS encoding HGxxPAAW family protein encodes the protein MADNHGNTPAAWTAVGVAMIGFLVGSIALMRDPVNMTWFWVGIALGVIAFPLFLVLAKLGFHSENH
- a CDS encoding Fur family transcriptional regulator yields the protein MAVLAALHQHPHADTETVIDLVRTDIGAVSHQAVYDVLRVLTDAGLVRRIQPAGATARYEARVADNHHHLVCRTCGEISDVDCAVGEAPCLTASDDHGFVVDEAEVVYWGTCPTCATASATASAHE
- the trpC gene encoding indole-3-glycerol phosphate synthase TrpC; the encoded protein is MSVLVEIVAGVREDLAAREATTPLADVRAALADVDAPRDPMPAFRGPGSSVIAEVKRKSPSKGDLAEITDPAGLASAYQRGGAAAISVLTEQRRFNGSLDDLRAVRAAVETPILRKDFIVTSYQLVEARAAGADMALLIVAALDDDDLRRLHDEARELGLTVLVEVHDEPETERAVALGAELIGVNARNLKTLAVDNDTFGRLAPLVPDDRVLVAESGISGPDDVERFVREGAQVVLVGEALVRDGDAEAAVRAMTGVE
- the katG gene encoding catalase/peroxidase HPI; the protein is MNDNQDNTPTSPQGVDEKAAAGCPVAHDSVTAEGSESENPAIDSPTPKTGGRPHTLKDWWPDSLDLSVLHAHSSKGNPLGEDFRYDREFAKLDLEALKQDIVEVLHTSQDWWPADFGHYGGLMIRLSWHAAGTYRIYDGRGGAGDGGQRFAPLNSWPDNANLDKARRLLWPVKQKHGQKISWADLLVLAGNVALEDMGFETFGFAFGREDVWEPEEIFWGPEDTWLGDERYAEERELHESLGAVQMGLIYVNPEGPNGNPDPLASARDIRETFARMAMDDEETVALIAGGHTFGKTHGAGDADLVGPEPEGAPLEQQGLGWISSYASGKGADTITSGLEVTWTDKPTQWSNRYFEILFGFEWELSESPAGAKQWVAKDADEIIPGPTADSPKRKPTMLTSDLALRFDPAYEKISRRFLENPEEFRLAFAKAWYKLLHRDMGPVSRFLGPWVPEPQLWQDPVPAVDHELVSDDDVAALKATVLDSGLTTAQLVSTAWASAATFRTTDKRGGANGARIRLEPQRSWEVNQPEQLATVLETLEGIQREFNQAGGAQISMADLIVLAGSAAVEKAARDAGVEVDVPFHPGRTDATQEQTDTHSFRVLEPRADGFRNYLRPGEKTQPETLLLDRAYMLDLTAPQMTALVGGLRSLGANVGDAAHGVLTDRPGVLTNDFFVNLLSPGTRWKANESEEHVYEIRDLATDEVRWTATAVDLIFGSNSQLRALAEVYAAADANERFVCDFVTAWTKVMELDRFDLA
- the lgt gene encoding prolipoprotein diacylglyceryl transferase; this translates as MQPLLTVLSIPSPSQGTWEIGPFPLRAYALCIIAGIIAAIWIGERRWVARGGRSGEVSDLALWGVPFGIVGARIYHVLTDWQLYFGEGQNPVTALYLWRGGLGVWGGIAMGALGVVIGARLRGIKLLPVLDAMAPGVLVAQALGRWGNWFNQELFGRPTTLPWALEIDEAHRPAGYLEHETFHPTFLYESLWCLAAFAVVVWADRRWRLGHGRVAALYVMTYTLGRLWIESLRIDEVQLADVGGLRFNEWTSIVLFGLATAYFVWAGRARPGREETVYSREPAPVSSTD
- a CDS encoding SCO family protein: MDRRRAAGLLLGLALLTGCADGGTGSHQMTGTLLEPPFEVNGAALVDGSQSPYSLVEDTDDPLTLVFFGYTHCPDICGTVMSTMASAMTRLSEEDRSDVGVVFVTTDPQRDTPAVSADYATNFDPGFVGVSGDLDTISEVARPLGIAVEQGDKLPSGGYDVTHGTQIIAVDADDQGIAYWSEAVSSAQLAADIEHLLSEGA
- a CDS encoding Trp biosynthesis-associated membrane protein translates to MAERRTFGPVLLVGLASAALAALAGTKRWADLGSATYDSTSETYRLESGQLLTTGAAQVPLVGALGLVLLACWGVLLVTRGRVRRGVALLALVTACGLLATTVVGLVSVPDALLDAVREAGVSTDVTSASRTLWPWAALVGAVASVAAAAVAVRHVSSWPEMGSRYDAPAAQARAAAEPEDNLDIWRALDEGHDPTRPSAP
- the trpB gene encoding tryptophan synthase subunit beta — its product is MTTTYDADERGYFGDSWGGRFMPEALVAALDELTVAWREAMADQEFVDSFELICREYAGTPSLLYHAERLSQKVGARVLLKREDLNHTGAHKIRNVLGQALLTRRMGKTRVIAETGAGQHGVASATAAAYFGLDCTVYMGAVDTRRQALNVARMQLLGAKVIPVESGSATLKDAINEAMRDWVASVDHTAYLFGTAAGPHPFPSLVRDFTRGIGDEARAQCLEQFGILPDAIGACVGGGSNAIGLFTAFLDDESVAIHGFEPGGDGVETGRHAATIHAGEAGVLHGARTYVLQDEDGQTIESHSISAGLDYPGVGPQHAHLAAIGRATYTPVTDAEAMEALALLSRTEGIIPAIESAHAIAGGLEVARRLGEEKGPEATIIINLSGRGDKDMGTAIEWFGLGDPEDEPETVVEGRAEEANR
- the trpA gene encoding tryptophan synthase subunit alpha, with translation MSASSAFAKARAEGRAALVGYLPAGFPSVDGSIEAMKVMVDGGCDVIEIGLPYSDPVMDGPTIQDAAQQALEGGVRTADVLRVVEAVAATGTPTLVMTYWNPVERYGVDRFAADLASAGGAGLITPDLTPDSAPEWIAAADRHGLDKVFLVAPSSTPERIAMTTAASRGFVYATAVMGVTGARTTTSELAGPLVERTRATTDLPIGVGLGVSNGDQAAEIAAYADGVIVGSAFVRTLLEHRGDLPAGLTALRALTEDLAGGVRRG
- the hisI gene encoding phosphoribosyl-AMP cyclohydrolase; translation: MSPLDQAIADRLKRTPDGLVPAIAQQHDTGEVLMLGWMDDEALARTLSTGRATYWSRSRQEYWSKGDTSGHVQHVREVRLDCDGDTLLVKVDQVGVACHTGERTCFDADLLQGTDG